A segment of the Candidatus Neomarinimicrobiota bacterium genome:
ATCTCGCCATGCGGCAGTTAAAGCAGCTCCCGCTGCAGTCGTGTATCACTCACCGATTCGCCTTTGAGAACGCTGCTGATGCCTACCAGCTAATCGATCAGCATCCGGAGAAAACCATCCAGGTGATTTTGACTTATTAATTTTGTCGTCAATCTCCGAAGGAGCCTCCACTGACTAGCCCCGGGATTTATCCCGGGGATCCGGAAATCTTGTTTCCCCGTTTTTTCTTGATAAAAAACGGGGAGAAAAAATCAAGGAAACTCAGAACTCGCACTTCTCTAGTTTAATATGGTCTTTCATAAGACTGCTCATATATAGAGGAAAACATTTTAATTTCTATTTGGGTGCTCAGACACTGAGTTTCCGAAAAAAATATTCTTTGGAGATTTTGATAACCGAAACTTTAAGATAGATTATTTTTGTGCAAATGGCCTCCACGTCTATTTTGTCTTCATGCCCGGCGCCCTGAGGACAAGCGGGAATCAACTGTTTGACCGGAGGGAGTTTTGATTCCCGCCCGAGGAAGCCGTTGGCATGACAGAAATAGACGTGGCAGCCTTGACCTTTTGCCCACTTTTATGTCAAGATAAAAGTGGGTGTAAAAAAAGTTAAGAAAACCCGACTGAGTTTAACTCAATCAACAAAACTGAATGGAGCCCTCGGCTTTACAGCCGGGGTTCCTGCTTTGACTCCGCCATTAGGTGGAGTCTGGACGGAATCCCGCCCAGAAAACCATTCAACCCGCCACGGCGGGATGGCGGGATAAAACAACCTGTCCCCGGGCTGAAGCCCGAGGCTATTCATAAGGTTCCCTGATCAAAGATATAATGGATCTAAAAAACCGTACCATAAAACCTTATATTTGAGAAAACATCAATAAATAAACAGGTACCAATCATGTACACCCTCTCAATCCAAAAATCATTCGTCGCCCAGCACTACCTCATTGGCGGGGACTTCGGTCCCGAAAACGAACTCCACTCCCATCCCTATCGCATAGATCTCCGGCTCACAGGAAATAGACTGAACGAACACGGCTATCTCGTTGACATCGATGAAGTAAAATCGGTCCTCTCGGATACCGTCGCGATCTTTCAGGACACCACCCTCAACGATCTCCCGGAGTTCAGGGATCTGAACCCAAGCCTGGAGCACTTCGCCCGGATCTTCTGCGAAAAAATCGCCTCCGCCCTGGAGACGGAAACCCTCGAAGAGATTTCGGTCAGACTCTGGGAGGATGAGTCCACCTGGGCTGAATACACCCAATCGCTGTAAATGTTTCCTACCATTGATCGGTTTCAGCGCCACTGACAGAGACGAACGGAATAACCGGACGGGATAGTGTGTCCTCCCCGGCATCCATAAAATCCATAAAACCAATACAAAAAATTTTCTATCTTTCGTCAGGCAATTCACCCGCATTTTCGTAATGAAACAATTTAATTACATCAAAATACGAACTCGTGATCTCCTCACCACCTGGTGGGCGACGGCATTTGCGCTGAATGCTATCCTCGTCTTTCCGTCCTGGTTCCACAAACTTGCGGAAACCGGCACGGTATTCGGCTTTTGGTACACCCGCCAAATCTTCAGCCTCTTTTGGATAAGCGTCGATCTCCTGGCTATGCTCACTCTGCTCTATGCGACCAGGAACAAGAGCTGGCATCGCTGGGTTCGCCGGGCATGCATAACCGCGTATATCCTTCTGCTGGCATTCGAGGGATACGCCTCGGTCATCCAGCAACTCTTTCAGCGTCCCCCCGTCCTGTACAACGAATTGTATCTCATCACAGACGCCCTCTATCTCGTCCTGGATAACGGTCCTGTGGCCTGGCTTATTCTGCTGATCATCACAGCACTGGTCGCGATACTTATTCTATGGATTATCCCAAAGATGTTCGGGCACCTGAGCCGCCGACTCAGGGAGACCGGTTCACCAGAACCCATCTTATGGACGCTCGGAATTCTCTGGACAGCGGTGCTGCTGGTACAAATCGACTGGGGTATCCACAAACGGGACGCTGCAGCCCAACTGGTCAGTTACCGGGCCGGTCAGTCGGTGGAGACATCTCTGGAATATTATCACACCATCCGGAAGACGGACTGGGCGGCACTGGACAGCACGTTCCAGGAGTACGCCAATCTGCAGTTATCAACCAGGCCGAACATTTACCTGATAATGCTGGAATCGTACGGAAAAATTCTTCTGCAACACCC
Coding sequences within it:
- a CDS encoding 6-carboxytetrahydropterin synthase encodes the protein MYTLSIQKSFVAQHYLIGGDFGPENELHSHPYRIDLRLTGNRLNEHGYLVDIDEVKSVLSDTVAIFQDTTLNDLPEFRDLNPSLEHFARIFCEKIASALETETLEEISVRLWEDESTWAEYTQSL